The genomic interval gtctgtttgtcagGTGGGGTGATGAAGTCATGTTCCTACAAGTCTTTCTGTAGCCAGGCCAGCAGCCAGGGCTACAGAGCACCTGGTGTCAAAGTTCACTGTTGCTACAGTGATGACTGTAACGTAACAAGCTTTGCCTCTCAGCTTCCTGGACTCAACTGTTTGCTGCTGTTTCTGCCACTGCTGTTGTGCTGATTTTTCAAGACAAACAACTCAACAAAATCATGCCAACAAGTATCCATCTGCCACAGAAATCACAATTTTTATGCCAATAAGCTGGCCTCTTTTCACACTACGTGCACTCCTGGTTACCAACACTCCACATTACATTGGTTTATGCACTTAGACATCAGGGGGATTCTGCACATAGTAGGGCTGAAGGTTTAAGGTGTAACAGTGTGGATTATACTGTATGTACCATATTGGATTGAATCCATTAAGAAGTACTCAAGTGGATGTGTCTTCCAATGGATTTTACTAAGCCAATAAGTAGAAGATCCTAAAAGAAGTACTGGAATAACAGGTGGAAATAGTTTACCATTTTCCTTCTTGTATTAAGAGGAAAAGGTGCTGTTTGGATTTCTTAGCTTTCCCCTTCCTGGTTTGATGCCTATCACACTTTgtaaatttttcagtttttacaaaGTAACTATTTAGATACTACATCCATTTACTGCATCTATACACCTTAGGATTTCAGTTGAGTTTTGCTGAGGCAGATGTTCCCGTATCTATGTATGGCACTAAGAGTTTGCTCAGCTGGCGTGTTGTTACATCATTAAACTCCTACCTGCCGATCGATTCAGAGAGATGTGTGACATCTTCTTGAAGGCAGcaagaaaacatttcttatgTACTGTAAATCCACATAATCCATTTACATGCCTTTGGCCAGGTGCGTTACTTTGATGATGTTAATCCATtgtgtttaaagtcacttaaagaATTACAGACTTCATGAACAGTACGAGCACAGCTCCCTGCAGGATGGCTTACCAGAAGAGGCTACAGTCTAACAAATATCACAATAAGAGATCACAAGATGTTGAAAGGGGGATGAATGCACATTGTTTAGAGCATAATTTTGGCAGCTGTTTCTGAGTGCAGGAATTGTGATGTGCATTAAAGACATAGCATGCCACTGTCTGTGTCTATATGCATTTATAGTTCTATCACCTGATTTAAGGGTCAAAGTGAGTGTATTATGAAACATTCCAGCTTATTTTAGGGCA from Melanotaenia boesemani isolate fMelBoe1 chromosome 16, fMelBoe1.pri, whole genome shotgun sequence carries:
- the ly6pge gene encoding lymphocyte antigen 6 family member pge, with protein sequence MKAAQNCLLLLMFLVQQATNIEALRCYTCMGSNNNDCNQQGSRSCPSYSDACAVVVGHDSGVMKSCSYKSFCSQASSQGYRAPGVKVHCCYSDDCNVTSFASQLPGLNCLLLFLPLLLC